The Aethina tumida isolate Nest 87 chromosome 6, icAetTumi1.1, whole genome shotgun sequence nucleotide sequence ttaaattaattaataaattgtatgttttaattttcttatctaaacgttttaaaattaacagctAAATCGACAAAAACAGTGTTGTACAAAAcaattagataataaataattggagAGTCAgcatcatttattaattacttaccgGTTCGTTGAAGATTTCCTCAAGTCTCTTTTCGATTTCCTTGCCCTTCTTCGGCCGAACGAGGATGTAGATTTTGATGTTGTCGACGACACGGAGGAGTTTCTCGACCACCAATCTCCCGATGAAGCCGGTCGCTCCGGTGACGAAGACGGTGGAGTTTTCGTAAAACTGTTGAATATCACTCGGTTCGTCGTGGTGCACCATGTCCGAATAGGTGATGTCGCCTCCCTCGCGTTCCAACATCTACACTCAAAAAGCGCAAAAACTAAATGTGAAGAAGATTCGACTGGCACCGGCGTTTGTTTgcattttcttatattaattttccatcAAGGCTGCCAGACCGATTAGCATTAAGTacgataaataaacatttaaagtgAAATTTAGCAGGTAAAACGAGTACGTGTACGACTCGATTCGATTCGATTCGATTCGATTCGATTCGATTTTGTAACCGAATTGAATTATTGGAAAGTTTTCAGAGGTAGAAAAATACCTATAGAATATCTGAAACATGTTCTAATAGTTAGATAACGGACCCAAGAAACTCGGTCAACTTGTCGTTATCGTTCGACTAACGAGGGGGTAACAAATTGTTTTCGATAGAATTCCGTTCATTACGAATATCATTAATATAGTTATAACGAGGGGCGACAAAGAGAGAGACATATGGGGATAAAGACGGATACACGTGAGATGGTTCTTGCGAGGTCGAGTTATTGATCAGGTACTCGAGAAAACGACGACGACGTCTAAGGATAACCACTAGTACTtgactttatttttgttgttgatcTTATGGTTCAAAGTttgcatttttttacattattcatCTGAACGATCACGTAGAGTCTCCGTATTTCTTCAGCTGTagctcttaaaatatttacactgtACTATTTGactgttaaaaaatagttaaacgCCAACAGCAAATTCTAGAATCTAGTGATATACGTAAATAACTGTTTAATATCAATCAATGTGTTTAGAtcgaaatttgaaaaagttttcCTTTCACAACGTGCAGCATTGCAACAAAAGAATTTTGATGTGCATAATCCTGGTTTCGAAATAGTGCTGATCCGTTTGAATAATTGTTGAACCGATCGCAATTTCttgcttaaaattaatgatcaagctgtttttattatgtaagaCAATTAAATAGGAATGTGCGAAAATTGTGTGTTGTGACTCTTTTTCAGTAAAAGAACTGAACGACATTGACACAGACACAGACTGCCTTAAATTACCTGATGACTTCATATTGAACACGTTTTTaccattttactttatatttaatgaaatattcaatagCAACACTTTAagaattacttattaattttgatacgcCACCTTCAATTTGATTTTCACTGAGGACACCGAAAAACACACAACTGGAACTGGAACTGGAACTGGAACTGGAAAACGAATGATTTGGTGCGATTTAGTCGAGCGATTGCGCCGATTTGCTGAAACGGATTTTAGAATGAATTGCGCGAATGGAAATCGGGCCCCACTTTGTTCGGATACGAATCTAAAGCGGAAAACGCAACCTCTtgtgttttaatcaattaaacaattgCACGTACTCATACACACGAGACACACACACGCAGAACCTTGacgaaatgtcgagatgattTCTGGGCTATTTCACGGGTTCCACTGAATCTTTATCTCTATTAATTTACGTTGTTTGTTTTCGTGGTTTTGCCATTTTAAATTCACGGTCAGTAGTTAGGTAGTTGGGTTTAGATGACTACAACATCCATAAATCCATCcatctttcaaattattataatgtgcgataataaaatttcaggaagaacattcattccattcattccacaatgttaattaatgcaacaaatatatttttacctgTTCCCTCCCAATCTCATTAATTATTCCATTAAATTGACGCATTTATGcattgcaaataaatttaaacatacagAAACAATgtgaaacacatttttaaaaagaattaaaaagaattagcATAAGTTCACGTTCACGACCCGAAAAAATGCATTAATGAAATCGTTTTAAACTTCGTTTTGACCTGTTGCAATTTCGCACACTGTtactttaattacttttatggaTAGAACACAATTGAACATAGAAAACTAATTTCGGTTCAATTCGTTAGAACATTTCACATTCTCCAACTTTCTgacgtaataaattaaacacatttttaatccaaccactagaatttatttaactgtatactgtatactgtatactgtatactagATACTAAGTAAACTAAATGTCTATAAAAAAGCGTAAAAACATCTTAAGGAAGAATCTTAATGTGaagtaaaatacaaatacagcAACGCCTGTCAAGAAGTAATGAATGTACTTGAGGACTTTCAGTTTGTTTTTGGCTTTTTCGACGCTGCTCATGTCGTCCTTGAGTATGTAAACTCTGATCCCTTTCGTGTAAAACTCGAAGTAACTCTCCCAATCGATGTCCGACAGATCAAAGTTGAATAACTCTCGATCTTTTCTCGTCATTCCTTTTAGCAGCTCCTGGTTGTTGGAGTCGTTGAACGTCCACGACTTGttcatgaaatattcaatgttGCCCGagtaattttccatttttgcataaaattgAACCAAACTGAAACAATTAAAGTTGAATAATAATCAAAGGGTTGTACGTCCTTGCTTTTACCCCGCATTTTTGCCCATCATCTTCAAAACTAAATCGGTGAGCAAGGCAGGAAAATAATGCAACATCAGTTTGAGCAATAAATAAGCGTAAACGCattttgtcataattttataagggtaccacataattttattagatggGGAGTCCAAATTGTATTTGTGCATTATCTCCCCCAATTTGCTCCACTTAATCGGGTTTTTTGGGGAGGAGACGCAGTTGAAGATCGGAACCTTTTCTTTTTGATAAACCTTTTCCAATCTGTCGTAGTCCCTGTTAAAACAACaacgattaattaattcaaggcAACAATTGTTGGATGTATTAACCTGTATTCATTAACGGCCCATCCGGCTGCAATCACGTTATTGATGGCATAATCAGCGGTCACAACGTCACCAACAACATTGTCATCTCCGTAGAAGACTCTCATCATTCCCAATCCAACACCTATTAAAACTCCTGTGGGGCCGTGGCAGCTGTCTATGTACCCCCTAATTGGCTCGTGATTTgttgaaataactaaaaattaatagattaacCGGTTATTGCGgtggaaaaatattatgttacttGAGGAAACTCGTACTAAAGCCACTGGCAGTTTACCACACtcgtttttaattagattttcggCCAAAGCCATCGAAAATGTGAAGCTGCTGGGCCAGTTTTCGGTCACTCTGAAACATaacgttattattttattataatctatttaaaattcgtTACTGTTTGTATTTTTCGAGGCCATTTAATCCATGAGCGTCCACACTATTAACCAACTCCTCCACATCGACGCCTACGTCATAGAACTTTTCATCAATTTCTTCTTTAGTACAGTTCGAATAGGCTGTAGAAACCAAAACTAGTGActgaaacaaattcaaaacaaattaaagataCTTTTAcaagtaagaaaaatatactttgAGCTTCTTCATGGATCGACCGATGTCCAAGAGTTCTTGAACTCCTTTAACGTTCGTCCTGATGGCCTCCACAATTGTCTGGTTGATTTTGGCAGCGGCAGCCGTGTGGAAAACGCATTGAACATCTCGTACCATTTCTCTCAAGATCTTCTCGTCGATTCCCAAATTCATTTGTTGCATATCACCTTCGACCACCACGATCTTTTCCAACGCAGATGAGTTCGTCCTTTTAATACCGTCAAAAATCTgcaaaatacaacaaaaataaaccgaAATTTATCGACATCGGACTGTTTCTAACCGGACACTTGAACAATTCTTGGAGCCTTTCGTCTGCATTCTTCTTCTCCTTTTTTCTGATCAGCAGATAAACTTTTTCTACGGTGGTGGATCTCAACAGTTTCTCGAGCAGCAGTTTGCCTAGGAAGCCGGTGCCACCGGTGATGAAGACGCATTTTTCGGCGTAATATTCTTGTACCTGGCTCTGTTCCATCTTGAAGACCGTCTCGCACTAAACCGTCGACGATGAACAATGggaatttgcattttttttaattcatgcGTCGAGCGTTTAGGGTTAAAAGGGTCAATCGTCATGTTGACGCACtgctattttaataaaggtgattttttatagaaaggAACTTATAAATGTGTGAACAATAATTGGAATTAACACATACgtttcattatttgtttatgactGAGTAATACTGTTTTATTACCGGCATAAAagacaattatttatgatataataaaacaatacgttcattttaaaacatatttattcaaaatatgtacattatatttaaaacaaaatcaagttttattagcagattttgttaaactatttattctcgttatttgatgattaaataaataaataaatcaacacgCCGAACGTCCCTCGTATACGATTAAAAACGTGGACCAATCAGGTAGCGACAACAAACCGATTTGACAGATCACAATCGCAGCGGTTCACTTCTGTCAACGTGTTAACatattcattagaaaaataacatttactttCGAAACTTGTACGTAAACGTAACGGTACGTTTCTAAAATCATTTgtgattaacttttaattcaattcgaTTTATTATCGTGTcagattttttgttatttaactttctaacCTTACAAAACCGGGCATAacctataaattttttagcgatggattttagaattttggtGTTGACGTTGTTCTCGTCGATTATCGCAGTCAACAGTTTAAAACAAGGAGAATGCGAAGGtaaaatttgtcataaaatattagagtttatttacatttttttttcctggCAGTTTGTGTGAAAGTTTTGGACAGATTCCGGGAATCATTAAGCGACAGCGTCAAATCAGAGCCGAAAAAGATCGAAGAAGAATTCAGAGCATTCTGTAAAGCGGTTAAAAAAGACAAGGAAAACAGATTCGTAAGTGTATTAAAATGCCCCCCAATTCACTTGTATTACCCCAATCTTTGTAGTGTTACTATTTGGGTGGTTTGGAAGAGAGCGCGACCGGAATCCTGAGCGAAATGTCCAAACCTCTCTCGTGGTCTATGCCGTCAGATAAAATTTGCGAGAAGCTGAGGAAAAAGGACCAACAAGTGTGCGAGTTACGTTACGACGTCGAAATCGATTTGAAGACTGTTGATTTGAAGAAATTGAAAGTCAGAGATTTGAAAAAGATCATCAATGACTGGGGCGAGGATTGCACCGGATGCATCGAAAAGAGCGAGTACATTAAGAGAATTGAGGAGCTGAAATCTGTGCACACTGAACTTTAAACAAGTGGACTCTCAAGtgtcttttttcttttttcctttttccttttttcctTCAATACCAAAGGGTGAGATTTGTTTTCCAGGCCCGTTAATAAAACACTTagggaattttttattaattaaggttatttataatgtatttatatttgtaaaaaaattaaacaatacaatagttttacaagttttatttCATCAAGTCATCATATCAGAGGAACCAATTGAAAACGCTGAAAACAATATAAAGAAAGGCGACAAGTAGAACAGTAACCAAAGTGTAATGGAgggttttcagtttttttattgtttgctgatcGTCGAAATCTCCAGAGTtgtccattaaaatatattttttgataccaCGTAtgctgttaaaaattatttcgttccaattgatttttttcacaTCAAAGTTGTATAATTTCTTATCTTCTTCACTCATAGAATTGTATAATTTCGTCGTGTTCGTCGCCGTAAAGTACCATTCATTTACCacgaaaaatttcaatacctTTCGTAACTTTAGGAATTTATTGTAGGATTTTACCAATCTGAAAATGGTTGGGGTATAGTTAACTTTTGCTAATTTATATGCAATACTTACATAGGTTTTCCTccgataattttaacaataaaatcaataaaatgataaGGAACCGTGTGTAAAAGAAAGCCATAAGCAgccaataaaatttcagaGTGCGTGTTTATAACGAATGGATACCAAAGACGTTTCTGTACCGTCATGCTTAGAGCAAATTGGCTGCACTTCTCATAGTATTCGCCCAGTTTTATTGGGTTTAAACTTGAGGTCACACAATTAAACACGGAAAATGTGTTATTCTGGCCggattttctaaaaaactcttaaataaaaaagaattgtttaatttaaaatagaagcTCTACCGTTTTCTGTCGATGTCCCAGCCAACTGCCAGCGTCTCATTGACGACGTAATCTAAAGGAATAGCGTCTAGAACATAATCAGTCCTCCACATAATGCTCCTGACAAATCCTAAACCTATTGCGACGCACAATCCTGTTATACCAATTAAATTGTCCACGTAGCCAGGAATTGGTTCCTTTTCGGCTGCCGTCACTGAAAATCTaacattattcaatatattctaaGCGGTttcgattaaaataataaacctaTGGAGGGTCGTATGATGCTAATGGGCAAATCCGAACATTCCTGCTGTACAACATGCTCGGCAATGTTTTTGGTGAACACATACGTGTTGGCGTATCCTCCCAACAATCTAAAACACACATTGAAACGTCCGGTGCAACAACTCTCGGCAACAATTCATTTTGTAGTACCTTTCGGTCACTTCAGTCAACAAAGAATGATCAATGTTCTCCACCAATGCGAACAACTTGTCGGGTAACATGGCAGGGTCGTAAACGACCTCGTCCACTTGTCGTCTCGTGGAGTTGGCGTAAGCGGTGGAGACGTGCACGAAAGACAACAAATTGGGCATTTGCTTGGCGATTTGGAGCAGGTCTCTGGTAGCACGAACGTTGATCTTTGCTGCTAAGGCGATGTGCTCGTCGAAGTTTATGGTGGCGGCGCAATGGAAGATGCAGTTCGTTTCTTTGATCAACGTTTTTACGTCTTCCGGACGGATTCCGGCGTTGGGGGACTGGCAATCGCCCGTTATTATCGTGATCTTGTCTCCGAAATTGGGGTTGATTTGACGTAGCTGGTCGTACACCTTAAGAAAATCACAAATTTGTTAGAAATTGTAACATTTTCGCGGTCACATCGAAAACTTACTGGTGACTTGAGGAGCTGTTCCAATCGAGTTTCCGCCGATTGTCCCCGCTTGGTCCtgaccaaaatataaattcttttgaCGTTGAACGTCCTCAGACATTTCTCCAGCAGTACTTTGCCCAGAAATCCGGTCGCTCCGGTGACGAAAAGCGTCTTGCCCTCGTAAAAACTCTGGATGGGGGTGAGCGTTTCCAGCGCCGACATATTTTAGGCAAAAGTGCGTTTTCTATTTCCAAGTGGCTTTTTATGATGGTGCACTCGGAAAACAATTGTGCATTGTTTGTTTGGGATACATTATGCATTTTCTGCGAAGGTTGTTAACACAATCGAGGATCagtgtttttttattggagacAATTGCGATTTGCAAATTACGAAATGTTTTGTAATTCTATAGTGACGgggtaaaattgaattgatatCGAAACACTCAAATTCGCAGTGACCGCCTTCATGGAACTCGACCCGAACGACGAGAAAATACTGTTTGAAAGTCTGCCGTTGGATCTGACGTTCAGAAACTACAGACGGATCGAAGGTAGGTCGATCGATTGATCGGTCCAAAACTTCAAAACTGAATGTTGACGTAAAACGAGAGTGACACGCAAATTTTTCCTCCATGGAATATACACGCACCGACAAAGGCATCGTGGCCGATTTCTCTTTCAACAAACTGACCAACTTGAAGCTGGAAACCTTCTTGCAAAGTACTGAGCCGGATGAATACGAATCGATTTAATCCTAGTTGGTTTACAGATGTGGGAGTCGAAGGTGTGAGATCGACGAGGGTTCTGGGCACCCCGAAAAAAGCCGAAAACGACAAATATCTCACCAGATCGATCTGGCTGAACAACAATCGAATCAAAAGTCTGGGTGGATTCGATGTGTTAATCGACGCACTTTTGGTGCATCCGCAGCAGTTGATGTGGGTTGATTTGAGCTTCAACTACATACGAACCATCGACGAAGTATTGCTAACAACTAATTGCTAACGAGTTGGTGTAATTGCCGTTTCGTAGGTGTTATTAAAGTTCCCCAAATTGAAGATTTTGTACTTGCACGGTAACTGCATAACGGATCTGGACGAGATTTTCAAGTTGCGTGAACTGAAGGAGCTGCGCACCATCACTTTACAAGGAAATCCGATATCGAATCTGCCCAAATACAGGAACTACGTCATTTCCTCTTTACCACAGGTTTTTCTCACAtcatgattaataaattattaatgtgcgACGTTCCCCTTAGATTTTCAATTTGGACTTTACTCCGGTATTGAAAACCGACAAAATGATGCCGCTGTTGcctgaagttattaaaaaaatcgaacAGAGCAAAAAACAGCAAGCCAAAGCTGCAAAGGAagctaaataatttgttatcacTCTGAAAAATTTCAGTCGAACTACGAAAAgatcatataaatacatttttagatttatttgttaaaccccccacagaacaataaaaaattatggttccaaaaaatatattaaatatacaattctatgttttaatttaatttattcatttgttgtgcttatataatattaaattttttataatttttttatgagacTCAGTCTGTCATCCATTTTTGCATGAAACagataatatcaaatatattatgcgtcaattttaacgaaattttaattttattcgaatTTGAATGCGTAATTTAATCacgtttaatttaacttaagtgaatgaaaattatttataaccatTTTAACAGTTATAAGAAAACATAACCTTGCTTTTTCTAACctcaaatttatcaacaataaacagttattaaagttaattttttatgagataaaattaagaagacatttaaaatgaatcaCATGTTCAAAACTAtggtaatttgttttaaaggtTCCACTAAAAAATCTTGAGGcgccatttattttttaggatTTCCCTACATTTCAACAAAATCTTACGAATGAAGATTGTTTAAGTTTCCTAGCATTTTTAGCGCAACAACCGAAAACAGttttacattacaattttgaaaactatTCAAAAATACTCATTCATTGTATAAAATGCATTTCAAATGAGGAAatggaatttattattgacGTTGTGGAATCTGGTACaatcattttaaatcataCATCGATAAAAGTGCAAAATAATTGGTTATTTAATGTTCTGATGCTCGTTTCAATGAGACACTTGAAGAACTTCACGGATCTAGTCTCCAAAActaaattacaatgtaaactTTTTCAATTGACTCTTGACAACATCAAAGTTGATAATGTACTTAGTTTACATTTGTTGCGTCTGTTGGAAATGTTTTCAAAGTGTAAAAACGTTTGTTTAACGCAAGAAATACTCACAAACATATTGGAAACAATGAGCAAAGTCGCAGTTTCACCAATTAcaggatttaaatattattcacagAGTATTTCCAGATTTGCTCTGTTACAATTACCATATGAAACGTCCTCGAAATTGTGCAATTGGCATAATGTTCCAATTAGGAATGTCGACACACGCGATCTGATCAAGATTAATAATGTTTGGGaccaaaattatatagaaaaaatgctGGAATTGTTCAAAACCAACGTGGACAGTAGAGAAGCCGGATTTATGTatgataatttgttaaatcaaAGCTTTGAGGATTGGAAATCTAAAGTGTGGCCGTTTTTTAACGATTTTCATCACTTGGAAACTGAcgggtaaataaaaataaatattcgatctatagattaaaaattacgtGTTCTTTTACAGCGAATTTTTCCAAAGTTtactaaaatatgttttgcCGTTAACCGTAAAACGGTACAAGagagaattttatgaatttttatactcCACGTCCAGAAATGACGTGATTAATGCTTGTGCTTTGttcgaattgaaaaaaatcacgTATCAAAATTACGATCATCATTTTAGGAAATATTTGCGTAATCCATCAACCAGATCAGTAGCTTTGAAAATTAGTACTTCTTATTTTAAGATAACAcaagaaattacaaaaaatgatcaagattcaattttattttatttatactcgTGTCCGGATTTAAACGAAGCTGATACGAAACAATTGAAACGATTCTTTTCTCATTTATCTTTATATTCGCATTGGTGCTTTAAGAAAAACCAActggataatttaaaaactatcagACAGTTTCTTGATGaactttataaatactttgttAGTAGTTTTGCGACAAATTGTGATGTTGTATCGAAAGTTTTGTGTCTGCTTTTCGATTGTTTTGTCTGTGGCTACAAAGATTTAGATTTGTCGTATAATTTAggaaaaaatgaacaatataATCCTGGCGAAAATTTAtcttatgattatttaaacataaaaagtagttttaacaatcaaattctagttaacattattaagagttgctttaaaatttctgatgGTTACAGTTTTGATTTAACCACGTTAATTAGTAGACATTTTgatggaattttaaattttgatatgatTAAAATCGTTGAAAAACtttcagaaataattaatttgcaatcttgcgaaaaggtaaaaaattacaccaagttgtctaatttaaaatctaatactatagacaaaattttaattaattaccataGTGTGTTAACTGAAGATTTGGTTAAAGATATCCACAGTTTATTCAAAGCAGTGTTGTATCAAGAAATAATGATCGTAGTTGAGTTTAACTCGAagacaacaattttgaaaacagcACAAGTTATTTCGGACATATTAGGACAAGAAAACTTTCGATTGTTAAATAGCAAAAGCACAAAAGTCCTCGAAACATTCATAAACGTAAGTAATTATTAGTATCAGTAATTTAACGCTTGATTacgtttcaaaatatttgtttcccTTAAGAACACCCTCGAATTGATTCGAACAGTCTTTCCTCAACTAACAACgcaagaaaaacaaaatattttcgacATACTGACGAAAATAATCCAGATGAGCAACATGAAACGCCCCGTATCTTTGTCAGTGGGAGTGATGGCACTTTACGGCGGCCCCGAAGACCAAAATTTACGTATTAAACTACTTGGAGACGCCCTAAATTTAGTTTGTCAAAGTCCCGAATTACTGAACGTGAAGATTCGAAGAAACCCTCAATGTCGACTGGTCATACACGCTTTAAGCGCACACGAACAAAACTCTgaaaaagtaacaaaatttaagcGTAAATGAGCAAtattactatataaaaaatatcatttttcagCCGCTGTTGCATTGGAGCATGGAACATTTGATAGAAATACTCTGTAAGTTGGATTCATCCGATTCATCCATCGCCTCAAGTTGCCATTGTTTGGAGCTGTTGATTTCGGACAACACGATTCAGAATCACACCATGGTTTATCTGGAGCGAATCATTAGATGTACCATTCATCTTTTCGATAAGGACAATTGGAACGTACGTAACGCACAAATGCAACTGATCAAAGTTATTATCGAACGGTATTTTGGCGTGGCTGCTGCTAAAAGTTGTAGgccaaagaatattttagatttgatTATTGTCTATCCCAACTTGCGtgattatttttcttctttacTCCAAACTATGGATGTGAACAAAAAGTCTGTTATGGCATGTTTGTACATAAGCGAAAGCAACTTCCACAACACGATTTCCCATGATCAAAGTATGGAGGAGacgaaatgtatatttaaaacgtGTTTGGAAAAGAATTTATTGGAGTTTTCTGGGTATTATGGGGAATTAATTTCACATTCACTTACTGCTATGTGTCCGGATGATGAGATTGAACGAGACTTTGAACAAACCGTTGAACagattatagaaaataattacagtctatgtgttttaaaaaatttcctgGTCAAACTAGAAGAGTTGTACTtgaaatattccaaaaaacataaattgaaatgttacttggataaattagttttacatttacaacCGGAAGAGGAACCACTGAATTTTTTACTCTACAGAGTTCTGCCAGCAAATCAAATATTGTCCCAACTGAATGATAAAAACTACAACAATTTTCAGGACAGAATTTGGTtacataacaatttaataactgttgATTACTCCAACTGTGACGtcttaaaatatgtacttgaAAACAACATTGGTGATAGTTTAAGggtgaaaattttgaatattgtgGCCAGTCAGCAACATTGTTTGGACAATGGGACAATGGTGTTGAAAGTTCTTGTTTCAAACATGTTAAAGTccagcaataaatatttaatatcttgttactacaatacaattttgttgttaatcaAAAAAAGTGAGATTCATTTTTATCCAGAACTGAGACAATTTTATTCTACCGAaaacttgtataaaattatggttttaattatatttatcagttGTGGacaaactaataaaacaaatttagattTGGAGTTTGTTGAACGTTGCGtagaaatttacaaaaaagaatataataacgAAGTAATCGCctctagtttaaaatatttgttctcATGTTTATGTTGCGAGAAACTGAAATTGGATGTTCTAAAAATcgcattttgtttgtttttaaacgtAGAAACCAACACGGAAATTTGTGATTTCTTTAACTGTACAATGAACGAATTTTATTCCATTCCTATTTTAAGCCTGAAACACTTTTTAACTTACGAAAATCTGATCAAACATTTGAGCCATTTAAACGTAGGGAAATTTCTAAAAGAAATTCACGATTTTACGACTAATTTGAATGACGTTTTTTCGGATTCCGACACGTTTTATTTAGTACAAAACGACTCTGTTGTACCTAAAAGTTTGTTAGTTAAgattttgtacatttgtatGTCTGAATATAtggataattgtttttattgcgttttattaactaaa carries:
- the LOC109604191 gene encoding uncharacterized protein LOC109604191, encoding MSALETLTPIQSFYEGKTLFVTGATGFLGKVLLEKCLRTFNVKRIYILVRTKRGQSAETRLEQLLKSPVYDQLRQINPNFGDKITIITGDCQSPNAGIRPEDVKTLIKETNCIFHCAATINFDEHIALAAKINVRATRDLLQIAKQMPNLLSFVHVSTAYANSTRRQVDEVVYDPAMLPDKLFALVENIDHSLLTEVTERLLGGYANTYVFTKNIAEHVVQQECSDLPISIIRPSIVTAAEKEPIPGYVDNLIGITGLCVAIGLGFVRSIMWRTDYVLDAIPLDYVVNETLAVGWDIDRKRKSGQNNTFSVFNCVTSSLNPIKLGEYYEKCSQFALSMTVQKRLWYPFVINTHSEILLAAYGFLLHTVPYHFIDFIVKIIGGKPILVKSYNKFLKLRKVLKFFVVNEWYFTATNTTKLYNSMSEEDKKLYNFDVKKINWNEIIFNSIRGIKKYILMDNSGDFDDQQTIKKLKTLHYTLVTVLLVAFLYIVFSVFNCFSQILSDGIDHERGLDISLRIPCETVFKMEQSQVQEYYAEKCVFITGGTGFLGKLLLEKLLRSTTVEKVYLLIRKKEKKNADERLQELFKCPIFDGIKRTNSSALEKIVVVEGDMQQMNLGIDEKILREMVRDVQCVFHTAAAAKINQTIVEAIRTNVKGVQELLDIGRSMKKLKSLVLVSTAYSNCTKEEIDEKFYDVGVDVEELVNSVDAHGLNGLEKYKQVTENWPSSFTFSMALAENLIKNECGKLPVALVRVSSIISTNHEPIRGYIDSCHGPTGVLIGVGLGMMRVFYGDDNVVGDVVTADYAINNVIAAGWAVNEYRDYDRLEKVYQKEKVPIFNCVSSPKNPIKWSKLGEIMHKYNLDSPSNKIMWYPYKIMTKCVYAYLLLKLMLHYFPALLTDLVLKMMGKNAGLVQFYAKMENYSGNIEYFMNKSWTFNDSNNQELLKGMTRKDRELFNFDLSDIDWESYFEFYTKGIRVYILKDDMSSVEKAKNKLKVLKYIHYFLTGVAVFVFYFTLRFFLKMFLRFFIDI
- the LOC109604192 gene encoding mesencephalic astrocyte-derived neurotrophic factor homolog, with the protein product MDFRILVLTLFSSIIAVNSLKQGECEVCVKVLDRFRESLSDSVKSEPKKIEEEFRAFCKAVKKDKENRFCYYLGGLEESATGILSEMSKPLSWSMPSDKICEKLRKKDQQVCELRYDVEIDLKTVDLKKLKVRDLKKIINDWGEDCTGCIEKSEYIKRIEELKSVHTEL
- the LOC109604199 gene encoding leucine-rich repeat-containing protein 51 isoform X2, with translation MELDPNDEKILFESLPLDLTFRNYRRIEDVGVEGVRSTRVLGTPKKAENDKYLTRSIWLNNNRIKSLGGFDVLIDALLVHPQQLMWVDLSFNYIRTIDEVLLKFPKLKILYLHGNCITDLDEIFKLRELKELRTITLQGNPISNLPKYRNYVISSLPQIFNLDFTPVLKTDKMMPLLPEVIKKIEQSKKQQAKAAKEAK
- the LOC109604199 gene encoding leucine-rich repeat-containing protein 51 isoform X1, coding for MEYTRTDKGIVADFSFNKLTNLKLETFLQNVGVEGVRSTRVLGTPKKAENDKYLTRSIWLNNNRIKSLGGFDVLIDALLVHPQQLMWVDLSFNYIRTIDEVLLKFPKLKILYLHGNCITDLDEIFKLRELKELRTITLQGNPISNLPKYRNYVISSLPQIFNLDFTPVLKTDKMMPLLPEVIKKIEQSKKQQAKAAKEAK